One part of the Ziziphus jujuba cultivar Dongzao chromosome 2, ASM3175591v1 genome encodes these proteins:
- the LOC107418470 gene encoding WAT1-related protein At4g15540 — protein sequence MGMKTWLLESLPIVAMVVIQILDVGLTTISKAAMSKGMSRFVFVVYSNALATLILLPYALIFERKRRPPLTFSLLCKFFLLSLCGISLMQNCVFTGVNYSSPTLASALSNLIPAFTFLLAIIFRMENLDLKNSKFQIKILGTLVSISGALIIIFYKGPTIGTLPDSSTENGHPLKPSYSTMLATTNNWVIGGIFLVIAGLSNSVSIISQAAILKNYPSEMTVVSFYCLFGTIQCGAFSLAVERDPNAWRLTPDVQLASVFYSAIAGSVLTFSVQMWCIQKKGPLFVAMFTPLGIAVAALMSGIFLGDSLHVGSVIGAVIIVIGFYGVMWAQKNREKSVTHEVDRQQSSSLQKTPLLASQTPV from the exons ATGGGTATGAAAACATGGTTGCTGGAGTCGCTTCCAATAGTAGCCATGGTGGTTATACAGATCCTTGATGTTGGGTTGACCACAATCAGCAAAGCAGCCATGTCCAAAGGAATGAGTCGCTTCGTCTTTGTTGTCTACTCAAATGCTCTTGCCACTCTCATTCTTCTCCCCTATGCTCTCATCTTTGAAAG aaaaaggagaccaccactcactttctctctcctctgtAAATTCTTCCTCCTCAGCCTTTGTGG GATAAGTCTTATGCAGAATTGTGTATTTACTGGTGTGAACTATAGCTCTCCTACACTTGCATCTGCTTTGAGCAACTTGATTCCAGCTTTCACTTTCTTGCTTGCTATAATCTTCCG AATGGAAAATTTGGATTTGAAAAATTCCAAATTCCAGATCAAAATTCTGGGCACCTTGGTATCAATTTCAGGAGCATTGATTATCATCTTTTACAAAGGACCCACAATTGGAACCTTGCCAGATTCATCCACTGAAAACGGTCACCCATTAAAACCATCATACTCAACAATGTTggcaacaacaaataattgggTCATAGGAGGCATTTTCCTTGTAATTGCTGGTTTATCTAATTCTGTATCCATTATTTCTCAG GCAGCAATTCTTAAAAATTACCCATCAGAGATGACTGTGGTCTCCTTCTATTGCCTCTTTGGTACCATTCAATGTGGAGCATTTTCTTTAGCAGTTGAAAGAGATCCAAATGCCTGGAGACTGACACCTGATGTTCAGCTTGCCTCTGTTTTCTATTCA GCTATCGCTGGAAGTGTATTAACATTTTCAGTGCAAATGTGGTGCATTCAGAAGAAAGGGCCATTATTTGTGGCCATGTTTACTCCTTTGGGGATCGCTGTTGCTGCTTTAATGAGTGGCATATTTTTAGGTGACAGTCTTCATGTTGGAag TGTGATTGGAGCAGTAATAATTGTGATAGGCTTTTATGGAGTAATGTGGGCACAAAAGAATAGGGAAAAGAGTGTTACCCATGAAGTTGATAGACAGCAATCATCATCCTTGCAGAAGACCCCTCTATTGGCAAGCCAAACACCTGTTTGA
- the LOC107418442 gene encoding WAT1-related protein At3g28050-like — protein sequence MGMKWWLMELAPLAAMVMVQFMGVGLTTISKAALSKGMSRPVFVVYSNALATLILIPYALIFERNKRPPLNFNILCKFFLLSLAGITVMQNCVFAGLDYSSPTLSSAMSNLIPAFIFSLAVIFRMEKLDLRNSRSLIKILGTLVSISGALIIVLYKGPQIGTMQVPSTENTNPSSKPSFSVMLLETTNNWVIGGLFFTIACLSNSIAVISQAAILKEYPSEMTVVSFYCLFGTIQCAAFTLIAERNPNAWRFTPDIELISVLYSGITGSVLTSCLVIWSIKKKGPLFVSLFGPLGIAISALTSDIFLGENLHVGSVIGAVVIVIGFYGVIWAQWKGEKDEPHGVDKMESTLQKTPLLESQSPV from the exons ATGGGTATGAAGTGGTGGTTGATGGAGTTGGCTCCATTAGCAGCCATGGTTATGGTACAGTTCATGGGTGTTGGTTTAACCACAATAAGTAAAGCAGCCCTGTCTAAAGGAATGAGTCGTCCTGTCTTTGTTGTCTACTCAAATGCTCTTGCCACGCTCATTCTTATCCCATATGCTCTCATCTTTGAAAG AAACAAGAGACCACCGCTCAACTTCAATATCCTATGTAAATTCTTCCTCCTTAGCCTGGCTGG gaTAACGGTAATGCAGAATTGTGTATTTGCTGGTTTAGATTATAGCTCTCCTACACTTTCATCTGCTATGAGCAACTTGATTCCAGCTTTCATTTTCTCGCTTGCTGTGATCTTCAG aatggAAAAATTGGATTTGAGAAACTCAAGAAGCTTGATCAAAATCTTGGGCACCCTGGTGTCAATCTCAGGAGCACTGATAATAGTTCTTTACAAAGGGCCCCAAATTGGAACCATGCAAGTTCCATCCACTGAAAACACTAACCCATCATCAAAACCATCTTTCTCCGTAATGTTGTTggaaacaacaaataattgggTCATTGGTGGTCTTTTCTTTACAATTGCTTGTTTATCTAATTCAATAGCTGTTATTTCTcag GCAGCAATTCTTAAAGAATACCCATCAGAGATGACAGTAGTATCCTTCTATTGCCTCTTCGGAACCATTCAATGTGCAGCATTTACTTTAATTGCAGAAAGAAATCCAAATGCATGGAGATTTACACCTGATATTGAACTCATATCTGTTTTATATTCA GGTATAACAGGAAGTGTGCTAACATCTTGTCTGGTAATATGGAGCATAAAGAAGAAAGGACCATTATTTGTGTCCTTGTTTGGTCCTTTGGGTATTGCTATTTCTGCACTAACGAGTGATATATTCCTTGGTGAAAATCTTCATGTTGGAAG TGTTATTGGAGCAGTGGTGATTGTTATAGGCTTTTATGGAGTAATATGGGCCCAATGGAAAGGGGAAAAGGATGAACCCCATGGAGTTGATAAAATGGAATCAACC